The following proteins are co-located in the Perca fluviatilis chromosome 22, GENO_Pfluv_1.0, whole genome shotgun sequence genome:
- the LOC120552129 gene encoding zinc finger BED domain-containing protein 4-like produces MFEEILQENNPNTSQKTSSTAQQLDAFLSEVPIPRSNNPLGYWRANQGRFPHLAQTARRYLSAPCTSTDSERLFSAASPVIDEKRNRLSCDKAEKLLFIKKNLPLFLK; encoded by the exons ATGTTCGAAGAGATTCTCCAAGAGAACAATCCAAATACCAGTCAGAAGACAAGCTCAACAGCTCAACAACTGGATGCTTTTCTATCAGAAGTCCCCATCCCCAGGAGCAATAACCCTCTCGGATATTGGAGGGCCAATCAAGGCCGCTTTCCCCACCTGGCACAGACGGCACGCAG ATACTTGTCTGCTCCATGCACAAGCACTGATAGCGAGAGACTGTTTAGCGCTGCTTCTCCCGTCATCGATGAGAAGAGGAACAGACTTTCATGTGACAAAGCAGAGAAGCTCCTTTTCATCAAGAAGAACCTGCCACTTTTCCTGAAGTAG